The Phoenix dactylifera cultivar Barhee BC4 chromosome 12, palm_55x_up_171113_PBpolish2nd_filt_p, whole genome shotgun sequence genome includes the window GTACAACcaaatatgagaactagatataaaAAAACAACTTTATGAGGCATCGTGCatcagttttttttaaaaaaaaaaagtaaattttttttttttgcgaaccaaatgagcgcttaaaaaaatttaaaaaaatttcaaagttGGGCTAGCTATTAAGAACCCAAGAACAAGCAGCTTGGGAAGGAATTTGCTTTGCAAACTTCATCCTTAAGGGTGATTCTATTTATTTGAAGAGCAATTCTATGACAAAATTAGTTGTATAATGAGATAGAAGCATATGTTGATGGACGTCTTTTACTGCAAGATATTTGGAGGAAGGCTGTAGCGCTTTCTATCGTAGTTATGTTTATCATAAATGAATAGAGCAGCAAATTGGGTTACATACTATATAATAGATCATTCTGGTGGAGCCATGTGGAAGATTTTTTAGGTCCGAAACCCAGGAACCTGTTTACCTAGGGGTTCAACTTGAGTAATTTCATCATCTGGAATTATTAGGTTATTCTCTGCTACTTGTAGACGTAGCGTAGAATATGGCTTGGAGCATTCTTTGTTTTTCCTAAGACCAATATTTGACTTGTTGACTTTTCAGTgtttttttgaataaataaaagttcAGCCTACTTCTCTGATGATCAGCTGTCTTAAAAACTGGAGAAGGAACAATTAATTTACCCCATTGCCTTCATCGTTCCTATAAAAAATGTGGTATCCAAGGAGAGCTGTCAAACTATAAGAAATGTGGTATATTTTCGCAGTAAGACATGGAAAACAGAGAGCTGTCTACCCACAGGAAACAATTTGACTACTTTGATAAATTGTAGACAAGGCAGACCAACTTCCAATCAAATATAAGAaaggaatcacaatgtcaaaaCAAGGGTAAAGAGAAGATAAGGTTAGTGGCATCTATCTATAAATTAAATGCATATGCTATGTTGAATGCTGCATTTTAAATGGGAACAGATAACACTCTGCTTTGAAAGTTGGTCAATGATCTACAGCTACTTCATAAGATGCATTAGCTTTTTGTATCTTTCTTCATGGTATCTAGCAATTCTTCTCTATACTCAAAAGGCTTCAAAGTACCATTCTTTTTCAGAGGAAAGATTGTCAACAACGAAGTTTTGATCAACCAATGTTTAATATAAAGAAGGAATTATTTGTTAGATATCGAATTTTTGCTAGGGTCTTAGTGGTCAAGATGATCCTGCTTTTGATTAATAGGGTAGTTGTTAGCTTCTAGAAGCCCCTGTATTTTCTTTACTTTAGCATGCGTGGAGAAAGATCATGTACTGCTAAGTTACAAGTCAATACTTTCAATTATAATATGGATAGTCCTTGTCTTTCATTTCATTTTTCAATGAAATGGGAGATGGCTTGCCGCTGTTTTGCTCAAAAGAGAGAGGATCATACCCCACAAGATATGATAGCCAGGGCTGTCCATGGACCGGGATGGGCCCTAAGGCCTGATGACCCGGCTCGAGGAAAACCGGGCTCGGACTCAGAATTTTAACCCAAAAGCCCGAAAGTGAAGATGGCCCGATATTATGGACCGGGCCCGGACTAGGTTTTCATGGGCTTCACTTGGCCCCCACCCAATCTCATATATTCCAATGGCAGGCCGGGGCCTAGGATCCTTGGGCTTGAGCTTAAGAGTACGGGTTTACTTCGGGCCTAGGGCCGAGACGACTCattgagaaaagagaaaaaggagatgcaTAGTTTTTTTCATCATCTGCTCCTCAACAAATTTAATTATGTTGCTTGAGTCCAATGCAATCAAGACTTGCATCCCtgtcttgtcagaaaaataggCACGAAGGGTAGGTCATAAATTTTCATAAAATGACCACTCAAAGGTGGAATGAAGGTTTTTGCACTGTAGTGATTGAGAAATTTaagttttcttttatatatatatatatatatatataaaacttttCAGTTATTTAACCTCTCTGAATTTTCGGCCTGCAAATTTTTCATCAAAATCCAAAACTTCTCATTTTTACCTGAATTATTCCCCAATGCCAAATTTGTGAGCAATGGCTGCCTTCTGGTCCAACAGTTCTAAAACCGGGGCAGTGTAAGAGCATTCTTATTCTTCCACAAGTCTAGTCAATGCAATTGCTGGTAAGCCAAGCAAATAGCAAATCTAATGGCacgcaaaaaaaacaaaattctgACTCAGGTCCGATCCTCATAGTGCAATCAAGATCTGTGAATTTTTTGAACACATCAAGGACCTACAAGTTCAGttggcaaaaactatatatTCCAAGGAAAAATGGGAATCATTTATACATAGTGTCTGGAATACTAGCAAGTAAAAGAGCAAGGTCTGCGTTTGCACAGAGAAAGAGCAACCTGAAGCTGTAGCCATCGCCCTTCTGCAGATGTGTTGCCCCTTTCCTCTTCAAGGATTCCCCAACTGAATAACTCTTGGCTCTGGACATGGGCAATACAAGCAAAAGATCAACGTCTCAGCGATGAGGAAAGAACCTGAATCAACAGCAAATCAACCAGGGAAGAAATAACTAACAAAGATGAGATACAAACCTGGAGATGCTCACTAAGATAACTTCTGGCCCTTCTTCCACAACCCGCTGATTCTCCTTAGCACATTattgttcttcttcctttgagatTCATCATCCAGATCATCAGAAAATGGTGAGCTCATCAGCTTCTTATCGACGGAATGGTACTCATAATCCAGCGAGCCTGTCCTCTCCACCAGCCTCTCATTGTTGCCGGCTGTAAGCACAGCCATGGCAGCTTCAGCTGCCTTCCGCCACTGGTCGGCTTGCACCCGCAGCCTCCTCAGCTCAGCTTCCATTTCTGATCTCATTGCTTTTGCTGCATCCAACTGCTCGGTCACCCTTGCAGCCCTCCTGCTGCTTTTATCCGCCTCCTCGGTAACAAATCCGAGCCTCGTCATTGCCTCCTTCTCTGCAGCTCTTGCCATCTCAACCTCAGCTACTGCTGCTTGATAAGCTTTATGGCTCTCCATTTCTCTCCTCCTCATCTCAGATTTCAGTTGCTCGTTCTCCTCTGAAATGCTCTGCAGGGTTGTCTCCTTATCCATTAGTTCCGCCTTCAATTCCCTGATGCTGGCAATTGATTGTTTTAGCTCTAGACCCAATTCAGATTCCATTTGGTTTGTTCCTCCCTTTTCTAACTCCTCATGCAGCTTCTTGTTCATAGCTGATAAGCTTCGAAGTTCTGCTTCCTTGTCATATAGACTAGCCTTTAGTACAATAATCTCAGTTTTCGAATTGTTCAATGCTGATTTTAATTCGGTTTCTCTCACTCTAGAGTCAATCTTCATTTGCTCCATCAATTCATAAGCATGTTGTGTTTGCAATATCCTTTGTATCTGTTCTTCTTGGTACTTCATCTCAGCTGCCTCAAGTGCCGATCTCAATTGTTCCATTTCCGACTCCAGGGAGTTGCACCTGATTTTCTGTGAATCATAGCAATCACCATTATGATGCGCCAAAGATTGGTTACCAGCAAGAGACTGACCTTCGTGTAATTTTCTCACAACTTCTTCAAGTGAATTCACTCGAGCCCTGGATTCCTCCAGTTCAGAAGCCACTAAGCTGAAAGAATCCATGAATTTTGATCCATCACTAAGGAGATTCTCTATAGTCGTTCTAGCTATTTCCAATTGCTGTTTTGTCTCAATAACTGTTGCTTTTGCATCAGCTTCTGCCTTTTCACTCTCTCTAAGCTGAACTTTTAGGCTTCCGATGATGGATATGGCCTCTTCCATATCTTTTTTCAAGGCCTGGAGCTCGGAAATTTCCACTTCAGATTGCCTGGCTTGGGCAGCCTCGGATTTGAGAACCATTTCCAGCTGCAGCTTCAACCTCTGTATCTCATTCATGGATGAGGCCAGAGCTGCTGAGTCAACAGAGTGCTGTTTCTGGAGGGATTCAAGCTCGGACTGCCATACACGATCCCTTTCCTGAGAGATTTTGCAGAGTTCTTGGAGCCTAGCCTCTTCTGCTGCAGAGAGCTCTACAAGCTGGTGTTGGGAATCTTCAAGTTTCGCAGATACGACAAAGAGCTGGTTCTTGGCCTCTTCTGATTCCTGCTTTGCTCGCTTCTTTGATGACTCAGATGAGCTCAGCTGTTCCTTTGCCTTCTTTAAATCCTCTTGGAGCTGGACGAGTTGACATTCCAACTCAGACACCCTGCTTGGAAGCTTCTTCTGGGAATTGAGCACAAAAGAGGTCGATGTTGATCGATAATCTCCAATATCCTTTGCAACATAAAGATAACAAGCAAATACCAGACCATGGTATGGTTTATCTAAGCAGGAAGGAACTATAAGTTTCTTTTTTATGACGGCAATTGTTGATAAATGGTAAATATTTGCTTCCCAAAGGTGATTCCAGAATGACCCAGGATTGCTGAAGCAAATCAGTTGTGGAGAACAGTGATATTTAAGCCAGATCCAGTGACCAGGATGACCAAAATCCATGTCTTTAAATATCATATCCTCCATTCCATGATGAAACATATTAACAGCATACAGATATCTGCCACTATTGATGATCT containing:
- the LOC103718131 gene encoding interactor of constitutive active ROPs 2, chloroplastic-like isoform X1 translates to MQTTKTSRSASSEGPQRTSPATPRSNRLPKAAGSEPDSASPTCRLAKTLTDRSPKVIERRSPRTPVREKKLPSRVSELECQLVQLQEDLKKAKEQLSSSESSKKRAKQESEEAKNQLFVVSAKLEDSQHQLVELSAAEEARLQELCKISQERDRVWQSELESLQKQHSVDSAALASSMNEIQRLKLQLEMVLKSEAAQARQSEVEISELQALKKDMEEAISIIGSLKVQLRESEKAEADAKATVIETKQQLEIARTTIENLLSDGSKFMDSFSLVASELEESRARVNSLEEVVRKLHEGQSLAGNQSLAHHNGDCYDSQKIRCNSLESEMEQLRSALEAAEMKYQEEQIQRILQTQHAYELMEQMKIDSRVRETELKSALNNSKTEIIVLKASLYDKEAELRSLSAMNKKLHEELEKGGTNQMESELGLELKQSIASIRELKAELMDKETTLQSISEENEQLKSEMRRREMESHKAYQAAVAEVEMARAAEKEAMTRLGFVTEEADKSSRRAARVTEQLDAAKAMRSEMEAELRRLRVQADQWRKAAEAAMAVLTAGNNERLVERTGSLDYEYHSVDKKLMSSPFSDDLDDESQRKKNNNVLRRISGLWKKGQKLS
- the LOC103718131 gene encoding interactor of constitutive active ROPs 2, chloroplastic-like isoform X2, with the translated sequence MQTTKTRSASSEGPQRTSPATPRSNRLPKAAGSEPDSASPTCRLAKTLTDRSPKVIERRSPRTPVREKKLPSRVSELECQLVQLQEDLKKAKEQLSSSESSKKRAKQESEEAKNQLFVVSAKLEDSQHQLVELSAAEEARLQELCKISQERDRVWQSELESLQKQHSVDSAALASSMNEIQRLKLQLEMVLKSEAAQARQSEVEISELQALKKDMEEAISIIGSLKVQLRESEKAEADAKATVIETKQQLEIARTTIENLLSDGSKFMDSFSLVASELEESRARVNSLEEVVRKLHEGQSLAGNQSLAHHNGDCYDSQKIRCNSLESEMEQLRSALEAAEMKYQEEQIQRILQTQHAYELMEQMKIDSRVRETELKSALNNSKTEIIVLKASLYDKEAELRSLSAMNKKLHEELEKGGTNQMESELGLELKQSIASIRELKAELMDKETTLQSISEENEQLKSEMRRREMESHKAYQAAVAEVEMARAAEKEAMTRLGFVTEEADKSSRRAARVTEQLDAAKAMRSEMEAELRRLRVQADQWRKAAEAAMAVLTAGNNERLVERTGSLDYEYHSVDKKLMSSPFSDDLDDESQRKKNNNVLRRISGLWKKGQKLS